The following coding sequences lie in one Mycobacterium sp. DL440 genomic window:
- the lfrA gene encoding efflux MFS transporter LfrA gives MSTRLDGSPSVTPTPKRAWLALAVLALPVILIAVDNTVLAFALPAIAEDFRPAASTQLWIVDVYSLVLAALLVAMGSLGDRLGRRRMLLIGATGFAVVSVAAAFAPSAQYLVLARAVLGVFGAMLMPSTLSLIRNIFTEASARRLAIAIWASCFTAGSTLGPIVGGALLQHFHWGSVFLVAVPILLPLLILGPKLVPESRDPNPGPLDLASVALSFTALLPIVWAIKTAAHDGLSVLVGLAFVVGVASGALFVRRQKRSATPMLDLGLFSYAPFSSSILANFLSIVGLIGFIFFISQHLQLVLGLSPLAAGLVTLPGALVSMIAGIAVVQAAKRFSPQALMTTGLIFVALGFLMILAFRHDLTVVAIIVSFVVLEFGVGVSQTVSNDTIVASVPAAKAGAASAVSETAYELGAVVGTATLGTIFTAFYRNNIALPVGLSPTQAADAGESIGGATSVAADLPAEIAQRLLDSARLAFDSGIAPTAIIAATLALAAAGIVAAAFRRQAQR, from the coding sequence ATGTCCACCCGCCTCGACGGCTCGCCGTCGGTGACACCGACGCCCAAACGCGCCTGGCTGGCACTCGCCGTGCTGGCCCTTCCGGTCATCCTGATCGCAGTCGACAACACTGTGCTGGCGTTCGCCCTGCCGGCGATCGCCGAGGATTTCCGGCCCGCGGCATCCACCCAGCTGTGGATCGTCGACGTCTACTCACTCGTGCTGGCCGCACTACTGGTCGCCATGGGCAGCCTCGGCGACCGGTTGGGCCGGCGCCGGATGCTGCTGATCGGCGCCACGGGTTTCGCGGTGGTGTCGGTGGCGGCCGCCTTCGCACCCAGCGCTCAGTACCTGGTGCTGGCCCGCGCAGTGCTGGGCGTTTTCGGCGCCATGTTGATGCCCTCGACGCTGTCGCTGATCCGCAACATTTTCACCGAGGCCTCCGCGCGCCGGCTGGCCATCGCGATCTGGGCGTCCTGCTTCACCGCTGGATCGACCCTCGGCCCGATTGTCGGCGGCGCGCTGCTACAGCATTTCCATTGGGGCTCGGTGTTTCTCGTGGCGGTGCCAATCCTGCTGCCGCTGCTGATCCTGGGCCCCAAGCTGGTACCGGAATCCCGTGACCCCAATCCGGGTCCGCTGGATCTGGCCAGCGTGGCGCTGTCCTTCACCGCCTTGCTGCCGATCGTGTGGGCGATCAAGACCGCCGCCCACGACGGGCTGTCAGTGCTGGTCGGACTGGCCTTTGTGGTGGGCGTCGCGTCGGGTGCGCTGTTCGTCCGTCGGCAGAAGCGAAGTGCCACCCCGATGCTCGACCTCGGGCTGTTCTCCTACGCACCCTTCAGCTCGTCGATCCTGGCGAACTTCCTGTCCATCGTGGGGTTGATCGGCTTCATCTTCTTCATCTCGCAGCACCTGCAGCTGGTGCTCGGGCTGTCCCCGTTGGCGGCCGGCCTGGTGACCCTGCCCGGCGCCCTGGTGTCGATGATCGCCGGCATCGCGGTGGTGCAGGCTGCCAAGCGGTTCTCGCCGCAGGCGTTGATGACCACCGGGTTGATCTTCGTCGCGCTCGGCTTCCTGATGATCCTGGCGTTCCGGCACGACCTGACGGTGGTGGCGATCATCGTGTCGTTCGTGGTGCTGGAGTTCGGCGTCGGGGTGTCGCAGACAGTGTCCAACGACACCATCGTCGCCTCGGTACCGGCCGCCAAAGCCGGTGCGGCGTCGGCAGTCTCGGAGACCGCCTACGAGTTGGGCGCCGTCGTGGGCACCGCGACGCTCGGCACCATCTTCACTGCGTTCTACCGCAACAACATTGCGCTACCGGTCGGGTTGAGCCCGACGCAGGCGGCCGATGCCGGTGAGAGCATCGGCGGCGCCACCTCGGTGGCCGCTGATCTTCCCGCCGAAATCGCGCAGCGCCTGCTGGATTCGGCGCGCCTGGCGTTCGACTCCGGCATCGCGCCGACGGCGATCATCGCGGCGACGCTGGCGCTGGCGGCGGCCGGGATCGTGGCGGCCGCGTTCCGCAGGCAGGCTCAGCGGTAA
- a CDS encoding TetR/AcrR family transcriptional regulator: protein MTSSVSTHSGPRERTRKAILDAAMTVLADNATASLSDIATAADVGRSTVHRYYAERTDLLRALARHVHELSNAEIDRADPMHGPADAALRRVVESQLDLGPIVLFVYSEPTILADPELAAYLDTGDEAIVEVLNRASVDRPEYPPGWARRVFWALLLAGYEAAKQDGTPRHQIVDAIMTSLTAGTIQFPRG, encoded by the coding sequence ATGACCAGTTCGGTATCGACGCACAGCGGGCCGCGTGAGCGCACCCGCAAGGCGATTCTCGATGCCGCGATGACGGTCCTGGCCGACAATGCGACGGCTTCGCTCAGCGATATCGCCACCGCCGCCGACGTCGGCCGCAGTACCGTCCACCGGTACTACGCGGAGCGCACCGATCTTCTGCGCGCCCTGGCCCGGCACGTCCACGAGCTCAGCAACGCCGAGATCGACCGCGCGGATCCGATGCACGGTCCCGCCGATGCGGCGCTGCGCCGAGTCGTGGAAAGCCAACTCGACCTGGGCCCGATCGTGCTGTTCGTCTACAGCGAGCCGACGATCCTGGCCGACCCTGAGTTGGCGGCCTATCTGGACACCGGCGACGAGGCGATCGTCGAGGTGCTCAACCGGGCCTCTGTCGACAGGCCCGAATATCCCCCAGGATGGGCCCGGCGGGTGTTCTGGGCGCTACTGCTGGCCGGCTATGAAGCCGCCAAGCAGGACGGCACCCCCCGCCATCAGATCGTCGACGCCATCATGACCAGCCTCACCGCGGGCACCATCCAATTCCCGCGCGGCTGA
- a CDS encoding class I SAM-dependent methyltransferase — MTFDELVAEADAAPVEGWDFSWLEGRATEARPSWGYQRLMSQRLTTVSSALDIQTGGGEVLAGTATFPPAMAATESWPPNLDRATRLLGPRGVVVVADPDEPPLPFADAAFDLVLSRHPATVWWDEIARVLTPGGTYLAQHVGPASVFELTEFFLGPQPEARRARDPEIESAAARTAGLDIVDLRAERLRVEFFDVGAVVYFLRKVIWIVPGFTVDTYLDRLAELHRQIQADGSFVAHSSRHLIEARKPG; from the coding sequence GTGACGTTCGACGAGTTGGTGGCCGAGGCTGATGCGGCGCCGGTGGAGGGCTGGGACTTCTCGTGGTTGGAGGGCCGGGCCACCGAGGCCCGGCCCTCGTGGGGCTATCAGCGCTTGATGAGCCAGAGATTGACGACGGTGTCCTCGGCGCTGGACATCCAGACCGGCGGCGGTGAGGTTCTCGCCGGCACGGCGACGTTCCCACCGGCCATGGCGGCCACCGAATCCTGGCCACCCAACCTCGACCGCGCGACCCGGCTGCTGGGACCCCGCGGCGTCGTCGTGGTCGCCGATCCCGACGAGCCGCCGCTGCCGTTCGCCGACGCGGCATTCGATCTGGTGCTCAGCCGGCACCCGGCCACCGTGTGGTGGGACGAAATCGCCCGCGTGTTGACCCCGGGCGGTACCTACCTGGCCCAACACGTCGGCCCGGCAAGCGTTTTCGAGCTGACCGAGTTCTTTCTCGGGCCACAGCCAGAGGCTCGGAGGGCCCGTGACCCGGAAATCGAGTCCGCCGCCGCGCGGACCGCCGGCCTCGACATCGTCGACCTGCGTGCCGAGCGGCTGCGGGTGGAGTTCTTCGATGTCGGCGCGGTGGTGTACTTCCTGCGCAAGGTCATCTGGATCGTGCCCGGCTTCACGGTGGACACCTACCTCGACCGGCTCGCGGAGCTGCACCGGCAGATCCAGGCCGACGGTTCGTTCGTCGCGCACTCGTCGCGCCACCTGATCGAGGCGCGCAAGCCCGGTTGA
- a CDS encoding stage II sporulation protein M, with protein MDVDAFVVAHRPTWDRLEQLVKRRRRLTGAEVDELVDLYQRVSTHLSMVRSASQDSVLVGRLSGLVARARAAVTGAHAPLWREFVRFWTVSFPVVAYRSWRWWLGSAVAFFIVTVALALWVSGNPDVHAAIGTPSEVDELVNHDFASYYSEHPAASFALQVWVNNSWVAAQCIAFAILLGLPIPYILFQNAANLGVIAGLMFSAGKGDLFLGLITPHGLLEMTAVFLAAAVGMRLGWTVIAPGDRPRAQALAEQGRAVVAAAIGLAVVLLISGLIEALVTPSPLPTWMRIGIGVAAELAFLGYVFHFGRKAVRAGESGDLEDAPDVVPTG; from the coding sequence GTGGATGTCGATGCGTTCGTCGTGGCCCATCGCCCCACCTGGGACCGGTTGGAGCAGTTGGTAAAACGACGCCGACGGTTGACCGGCGCCGAGGTAGATGAGCTCGTCGACCTCTATCAGCGGGTCTCCACGCACCTGTCGATGGTGCGATCGGCCTCGCAGGATTCGGTTCTGGTGGGGCGGCTGTCCGGGCTGGTGGCCCGGGCCCGTGCCGCGGTGACTGGTGCGCACGCCCCGCTCTGGCGCGAGTTCGTCCGGTTCTGGACCGTGTCCTTCCCGGTGGTGGCCTACCGGTCCTGGCGCTGGTGGCTGGGATCCGCAGTGGCGTTCTTCATCGTGACCGTGGCCCTGGCGCTGTGGGTGTCGGGCAACCCGGATGTGCACGCGGCCATCGGAACCCCCAGCGAGGTCGACGAATTGGTCAACCATGACTTCGCGTCGTACTACAGCGAGCACCCCGCCGCTTCATTTGCCCTGCAGGTGTGGGTCAACAACTCGTGGGTGGCCGCGCAGTGCATCGCCTTCGCGATCCTGCTCGGTCTGCCCATCCCGTACATCCTGTTCCAGAACGCGGCCAACCTCGGCGTGATCGCCGGACTGATGTTCAGCGCGGGCAAAGGCGATCTGTTCCTGGGGCTGATCACCCCGCACGGACTGCTGGAGATGACCGCCGTGTTCCTGGCCGCCGCAGTGGGGATGCGGCTCGGCTGGACGGTTATCGCGCCCGGTGACCGACCCCGGGCACAGGCGCTCGCCGAACAGGGCCGGGCGGTGGTGGCGGCCGCGATCGGGCTTGCCGTCGTCCTGCTGATATCCGGTCTGATCGAGGCCCTGGTGACCCCGTCGCCGTTACCCACCTGGATGCGGATCGGCATCGGCGTGGCCGCCGAACTTGCCTTCCTGGGTTATGTGTTCCACTTCGGGCGCAAGGCCGTACGGGCCGGGGAGAGTGGCGACCTCGAGGATGCCCCCGACGTGGTGCCGACGGGCTGA
- a CDS encoding DUF58 domain-containing protein: MVLTGRAGLVALVCVLPIALAPWPATAFAALAVLLAVAVVVDVALAGRIGGLQIVRGGESTTRLGQTVDAALTVTNTGRRRVRGAVRDAWPPSASAQPRKHRVNIAVGQKISLTTRLHPVRRGDQHCELVTVRSIGPLGLAGRQRSQQLPGQVRVLPPFLSRKHLPSRLARLRQLDGAIPVLIRGQGTEFDSLREYVVGDDVRSIDWRATARRADVVVRTWRPERDRRVVIVLDTGRTSAGRVGVDPTALDPGGWPRLDWSMDAALLLAALAARAGDHVDFLAIDRVTRAGVWGASRTELLAALVAAMAPLQPALVESDATAMVSAVARRVRGRALVVLLTDLNASALDEGLMTVLPLLSARHQVLLAAVSDPRVDQLAAGRSDAAQIYDAAAAERARNDRRAIASRLRGHGVDVVDARPEDLAPALADHYLAMKAAGKL; this comes from the coding sequence ATGGTTCTCACCGGCCGCGCGGGTCTGGTGGCACTGGTGTGCGTGCTGCCGATCGCGTTGGCCCCATGGCCGGCAACGGCTTTCGCTGCGCTGGCGGTGCTGTTGGCCGTGGCCGTGGTAGTCGATGTCGCGCTCGCCGGCCGCATCGGCGGGTTGCAGATCGTCCGCGGCGGCGAGTCGACCACCCGCCTGGGCCAGACCGTCGACGCCGCGCTCACCGTGACCAATACCGGACGACGCCGAGTGCGTGGCGCGGTTCGCGATGCCTGGCCGCCGAGCGCATCGGCACAGCCGCGCAAACACCGGGTGAATATCGCTGTGGGACAAAAGATTTCCCTGACCACCCGGTTACACCCGGTGCGCCGCGGCGATCAGCACTGCGAGCTGGTCACGGTGCGTTCGATCGGGCCGCTTGGGCTGGCCGGACGCCAACGCTCGCAGCAACTGCCCGGCCAGGTGCGGGTCCTGCCGCCGTTCCTGTCCCGCAAGCACCTGCCGTCTCGGCTGGCCAGGCTGCGGCAGTTGGACGGTGCGATCCCGGTGCTGATCCGCGGTCAGGGCACCGAGTTCGACTCGCTGCGTGAATATGTCGTCGGCGACGACGTTCGCTCGATCGACTGGCGCGCCACGGCCCGGCGGGCCGATGTGGTGGTGCGTACCTGGCGCCCGGAGCGCGACCGGCGGGTGGTGATCGTGCTCGACACCGGACGCACATCCGCGGGGCGGGTCGGGGTGGATCCGACCGCGCTGGATCCAGGCGGGTGGCCGCGGCTGGACTGGTCGATGGACGCGGCACTGCTGCTGGCGGCGCTGGCGGCCCGCGCCGGCGATCACGTCGACTTCCTGGCCATCGACCGGGTGACGCGCGCCGGGGTGTGGGGTGCCTCGCGAACCGAACTGCTGGCCGCGCTGGTCGCGGCGATGGCACCGTTACAGCCTGCGCTGGTGGAATCCGATGCGACCGCGATGGTTTCGGCGGTCGCGCGCCGGGTGCGGGGCCGGGCGCTGGTGGTGCTGCTGACCGATCTGAACGCCTCGGCGCTCGACGAGGGGTTGATGACGGTGCTGCCGCTACTGTCCGCGCGCCATCAGGTCCTGCTGGCCGCCGTGTCCGATCCGCGGGTGGACCAGTTGGCGGCGGGCCGTTCCGATGCCGCGCAGATCTACGACGCCGCGGCTGCCGAACGGGCCCGCAACGACCGCCGAGCCATCGCGTCGCGGCTGCGCGGGCACGGCGTCGATGTGGTCGATGCCCGGCCCGAGGATCTGGCGCCGGCCCTGGCCGACCACTACCTGGCGATGAAGGCGGCCGGAAAGCTCTAG
- a CDS encoding MoxR family ATPase, whose protein sequence is MALRNEIAKVVVGQDAVISGLVVALLCRGHVLLEGVPGVAKTLLVRTLAAALQLEFKRVQFTPDLMPGDVTGSLVYDARTAEFEFRAGPVFTNLLLADEINRTPPKTQAALLEAMEERQVSVDGTPRPLPDPFIVAATQNPIEYEGTYQLPEAQLDRFLLKLTVPLPPRDQEIAILSRHAKGFDPRDLSAVRPVAGAAELAAGREAVRQVLAGDEVLGYIVDIVGATRRSPSLQLGVSPRGATALLATARSWAWLSGRNYVTPDDVKAMARSTLRHRVALRPEAELEGATPDGVLDGILAAVPVPR, encoded by the coding sequence ATGGCCCTGCGCAATGAGATCGCCAAGGTGGTGGTCGGTCAGGATGCGGTGATCAGTGGACTGGTGGTCGCGCTGCTGTGCCGCGGGCACGTGCTGCTGGAGGGGGTGCCCGGGGTGGCCAAGACCCTGCTGGTGCGCACCCTGGCGGCGGCCCTTCAGTTGGAGTTCAAGCGCGTGCAGTTCACGCCGGACCTGATGCCCGGCGACGTCACCGGCTCCCTGGTGTACGACGCGCGCACGGCCGAGTTCGAGTTCCGCGCCGGCCCGGTGTTCACCAACCTGCTGCTGGCCGATGAGATCAACCGGACGCCACCGAAAACCCAGGCGGCACTTCTGGAGGCGATGGAGGAGCGCCAGGTCAGCGTCGACGGCACACCCCGGCCGCTGCCTGACCCGTTCATCGTGGCAGCCACCCAGAACCCGATCGAATACGAGGGCACGTATCAGCTGCCCGAGGCCCAGCTGGACCGCTTCCTGCTGAAGCTCACCGTGCCGTTGCCGCCGCGGGATCAGGAGATCGCGATCCTGAGCCGGCACGCGAAGGGCTTCGATCCGCGTGACCTGTCGGCCGTGCGGCCGGTGGCTGGGGCCGCCGAGCTGGCGGCCGGGCGCGAGGCGGTGCGCCAGGTGTTGGCCGGTGACGAGGTGCTGGGCTACATCGTCGACATCGTCGGGGCCACCCGGCGTTCCCCGTCGCTGCAACTCGGCGTGTCACCGCGCGGTGCGACTGCCCTGCTGGCCACGGCACGGTCCTGGGCCTGGCTGTCCGGCCGCAACTACGTCACCCCTGACGACGTCAAGGCGATGGCCAGGTCCACGCTGCGTCACCGGGTAGCGCTGCGTCCGGAGGCCGAACTCGAAGGCGCCACCCCCGACGGAGTGCTGGACGGCATCCTGGCCGCGGTCCCGGTGCCGCGCTGA
- a CDS encoding cation:proton antiporter has product MAGFGFDTLALVAVVGLTGPALAAVPRLRLPVVIGELIVGIVFGRTGFGVLDHSDPTFTLLANIGFALVMFVVGTHVPVRDTALRKDIPKAMLRALLVGAVAAVLGVVTAGVFGTGHAALYAVVMASSSAALALPVVDSLRLQGPNVLSVTAQIAIADAASIVLLPLVIDIQRAPRAALGALAIAGCAVVLFVVLRAANARGLRKRLHRYSEDHKFALELRLSLVVLFGLSALAITTHVSIMLAGFALGLVVSAIGEPRRLARQLFGVTEGFFGPLFFVWLGASLQVRELADKPEFIALGMVLGLGSVLAHLAGRLLGQPVVLAVFSAAQLGVPVAAATLGTEQHLLAPGDPSALMLGALVTIATTSIAGVLAARVNQPAPDVHSG; this is encoded by the coding sequence GTGGCCGGGTTCGGGTTCGACACGCTGGCCCTGGTCGCCGTCGTCGGCCTGACCGGACCGGCACTGGCCGCCGTCCCACGGCTGCGGCTCCCGGTGGTTATCGGCGAGTTGATCGTCGGGATCGTATTCGGCAGAACCGGATTCGGCGTCCTCGACCATTCCGACCCCACCTTCACGCTGCTGGCCAACATCGGCTTCGCCCTGGTGATGTTCGTCGTCGGCACCCACGTGCCGGTCCGCGACACCGCGCTGCGCAAGGACATCCCGAAGGCGATGCTGCGCGCACTGCTGGTGGGTGCGGTAGCCGCGGTGCTCGGCGTGGTGACCGCCGGGGTGTTCGGCACCGGACACGCGGCCCTGTACGCCGTGGTGATGGCGTCGTCGTCGGCCGCGCTGGCGCTACCGGTCGTCGACAGTCTGCGCCTGCAGGGGCCGAACGTGCTGTCGGTGACCGCGCAGATCGCCATTGCCGATGCGGCATCGATTGTGCTGCTGCCCTTGGTGATCGACATCCAGCGGGCGCCGCGGGCAGCACTCGGAGCGCTGGCCATCGCCGGCTGCGCGGTGGTGCTGTTCGTCGTGCTGCGCGCCGCGAACGCCCGCGGGCTCCGCAAGCGACTGCACCGCTATTCCGAGGACCACAAGTTCGCTCTGGAATTGCGGCTGAGTCTGGTCGTGTTGTTCGGTCTGTCGGCGCTGGCCATCACCACGCACGTGTCGATCATGCTGGCCGGGTTCGCACTTGGGCTGGTGGTGTCGGCGATCGGCGAGCCGCGCCGGCTGGCCAGACAACTGTTCGGGGTCACCGAGGGCTTCTTCGGTCCACTGTTTTTCGTGTGGCTCGGTGCCTCGCTGCAGGTTCGCGAACTCGCCGACAAACCCGAATTCATCGCGCTCGGTATGGTTCTGGGTCTGGGATCGGTGCTGGCCCATCTGGCCGGCCGGCTGTTGGGCCAGCCCGTGGTGCTGGCGGTGTTCTCCGCGGCGCAGCTTGGTGTCCCGGTCGCGGCCGCCACCCTGGGTACCGAGCAGCACCTGCTGGCCCCCGGGGATCCGTCGGCGCTGATGCTCGGGGCGCTGGTGACCATCGCGACCACCTCGATCGCCGGGGTGCTCGCGGCGCGGGTCAACCAGCCTGCGCCCGATGTTCATTCGGGCTGA
- a CDS encoding DUF1772 domain-containing protein, with product MESGFLAMERLTSASLTEAMSISPVVVLTAAAALGSAAAGGIFYAFSTFVMRGLDRTGPVDAVTAMRGMNAEANTNAPFLLFLLGSAMLSVIVGVIAVAQIGRPGSWYLLAGAIFGVLGVVVTMAFNVPLNNHLDQIDLADAAAEWQAYFTTWTAWNHVRTASGFIGAVLLLIGLRYR from the coding sequence ATGGAATCGGGATTCTTGGCGATGGAACGTCTCACCTCGGCGTCGTTGACTGAAGCCATGAGCATCAGCCCCGTCGTCGTCCTCACCGCAGCCGCAGCACTCGGCAGTGCCGCCGCCGGTGGAATCTTCTACGCGTTCTCCACTTTCGTGATGCGCGGCCTCGACCGCACCGGCCCGGTCGACGCCGTCACCGCCATGCGCGGCATGAACGCCGAAGCCAACACCAACGCACCGTTCCTGCTGTTCCTGTTGGGCTCGGCGATGCTGTCGGTGATCGTCGGCGTGATCGCGGTGGCGCAGATCGGCCGGCCGGGCAGTTGGTATCTGCTGGCCGGCGCGATCTTCGGCGTCCTCGGCGTGGTGGTCACCATGGCGTTCAACGTGCCGCTCAACAACCACCTCGACCAGATCGACCTGGCCGATGCGGCCGCCGAATGGCAGGCCTACTTCACCACCTGGACCGCGTGGAACCACGTGCGCACCGCATCGGGGTTCATCGGCGCCGTGCTGCTGTTGATAGGTCTGCGTTACCGCTGA
- a CDS encoding AraC family transcriptional regulator, producing MDALVGLLDGVRARGAFVLRLRMDPPWSLAIRDEAPLALICQTRGDAVIVGDDSGTFRLGPGDVALTRGTENYVFADNPATPPSIVINPGQQCTTLSGEDLHFEMSLGLRSWGNSTTGAAESIVCAYEGRSEVSARLLDALPAVLVLRADEWDTPLIDLLSVEAGRDGPGQEAYLDRLLDLLLIGVLRTWFDRDGNAPSWWQAEQGPVVGPALKLIYNNPAYPWTVGNLAAAVGCSRAVFARRFTDQVGEPPIAFLTGWRLALAADLLRGSEATIAAVARQVGYSTPFALSSAFKRSYGVSPNEHRAQAG from the coding sequence GTGGACGCCCTGGTCGGACTGCTCGACGGCGTACGTGCCCGCGGCGCGTTCGTGTTGCGGCTGCGAATGGATCCGCCGTGGTCACTCGCCATCCGTGACGAGGCCCCGCTTGCCCTGATCTGCCAGACCCGTGGCGACGCGGTGATCGTCGGCGACGACAGTGGCACGTTTCGGCTCGGCCCGGGCGATGTGGCGCTCACCCGCGGCACCGAGAACTACGTATTCGCTGACAATCCGGCCACGCCGCCGAGCATCGTCATCAATCCCGGACAGCAATGCACCACGCTGTCCGGCGAGGATCTGCATTTCGAGATGTCGCTCGGGCTACGCAGCTGGGGCAACAGCACCACGGGTGCCGCGGAGTCGATCGTGTGCGCCTATGAAGGCCGCAGCGAGGTCAGTGCGCGCCTGCTCGACGCGCTGCCGGCGGTGTTGGTGCTGCGAGCGGACGAGTGGGACACCCCGCTGATCGATCTGCTGTCCGTCGAGGCCGGCCGCGACGGACCTGGGCAGGAGGCCTACCTCGACCGTCTCCTCGACCTCCTGCTGATCGGCGTGCTGCGCACCTGGTTCGACCGAGACGGCAATGCTCCGTCGTGGTGGCAGGCCGAACAGGGTCCCGTCGTCGGACCCGCCCTCAAGTTGATCTACAACAATCCGGCATATCCCTGGACCGTGGGCAATCTTGCTGCAGCGGTTGGATGTTCGCGTGCGGTGTTCGCCCGCAGGTTCACCGATCAGGTCGGCGAACCGCCGATCGCGTTCCTCACCGGCTGGCGCCTGGCGCTGGCGGCCGACCTGCTGCGCGGCAGCGAGGCCACGATCGCCGCCGTGGCCCGGCAGGTCGGCTACTCGACACCGTTCGCGTTGAGCAGCGCGTTCAAGCGGTCCTACGGGGTCAGCCCGAATGAACATCGGGCGCAGGCTGGTTGA
- a CDS encoding RDD family protein yields MVGQPAPVVTGDAVVLDVAIAQLPVRTLAALIDILVIAVGYVAGLVLWSITLSQLDEALSAAILIIFTVLTLVGYPVVMETATRGRSLGKMALGLRVVADDGGPERFRQALFRGLAGFIEIWMLTGGPAVICSLVSAKGKRLGDIFAGTVVISERGPRLNPPPVMPPALAWWAASLELSGLGPEQAELARQFLSRSAQLDPRIRHEMRHRIFAEVASRISPPPPPGAPVEYVLAAVLAERHRRALARLMPQTQPMPYPTQYPAYPSPPPTSGFTPPS; encoded by the coding sequence ATGGTTGGGCAGCCCGCACCGGTGGTGACCGGGGACGCCGTCGTCCTCGACGTGGCGATCGCCCAGTTGCCGGTGCGCACGCTGGCCGCATTGATCGACATTCTGGTGATCGCCGTCGGCTACGTGGCGGGGCTCGTGTTGTGGTCGATCACGCTGAGCCAGCTCGACGAGGCGCTGTCGGCGGCGATCCTGATCATCTTCACGGTGCTGACCCTGGTGGGTTATCCGGTGGTGATGGAGACCGCGACCCGTGGCCGGTCGCTGGGCAAGATGGCGTTGGGGCTACGGGTGGTGGCCGACGACGGCGGCCCGGAACGTTTCCGCCAGGCCCTGTTCCGCGGGCTGGCCGGGTTCATCGAGATCTGGATGCTCACCGGTGGGCCCGCGGTGATCTGCAGCCTGGTGTCGGCCAAGGGCAAACGCCTCGGCGACATCTTCGCCGGCACCGTGGTGATCAGCGAGCGTGGGCCCAGGCTGAACCCGCCGCCGGTCATGCCACCGGCGCTGGCCTGGTGGGCCGCCTCGCTGGAACTGTCCGGGCTCGGCCCCGAGCAGGCCGAACTGGCCAGGCAGTTCCTGTCCCGCTCGGCCCAACTCGATCCGCGGATACGCCATGAGATGCGGCACCGGATCTTCGCCGAGGTGGCCTCGCGTATCTCACCCCCGCCGCCGCCGGGCGCGCCGGTCGAGTACGTGCTGGCCGCGGTGCTCGCCGAGCGGCACCGTCGCGCACTGGCCCGGCTGATGCCGCAGACCCAACCGATGCCCTACCCCACGCAGTACCCGGCCTATCCGTCACCACCTCCGACCAGTGGGTTCACCCCGCCCAGCTAA